The following proteins are co-located in the Apium graveolens cultivar Ventura chromosome 5, ASM990537v1, whole genome shotgun sequence genome:
- the LOC141659073 gene encoding glyceraldehyde-3-phosphate dehydrogenase, cytosolic-like — protein MAPLAKAVGKVLPSLNGKLSGMAFRVPTADVSVVDLTARLEKAATYDEIKVAIKEEAGGKLKGILGYTEDVVVSSDFV, from the exons ATGGCTCCTTTGGCAAAG GCCGTAGGAAAAGTTCTTCCCTCTCTAAATGGGAAGTTATCTGGAATGGCGTTCCGTGTTCCCACTGCTGATGTCTCAGTGGTTGACCTCACTGCTAGGCTTGAAAAGGCAGCTACATACGATGAAATCAAGGTTGCTATCAA GGAAGAAGCCGGTGGTAAGCTGAAAGGAATACTTGGTTACACAGAGGATGTTGTAGTCTCCTCCGACTTTGTATAA